DNA sequence from the Neisseria mucosa genome:
TATTTGGAAACTATCTAAACCGATTTTTCAGAAGGCTATTGCCCCAAAAATAATATTAAAAAGGAATCCATCATGTTTACCCTATACGGAGAAACTTTCTCTTCACGGCTGCTGCTCGGTACGGCTGCTTATCCGACGCCGGAAATCCTCAAGCAGTCTGTCCAAATCGCGCAACCGGCGATGATTACCGTTTCATTGCGCCGTGCCGGCAGCGGCGGCGAAGCGCACGGGCAGGGTTTTTGGTCGTTGTTGGAGGAAATGGGCGTACCTGTATTGCCCAATACCGCAGGCTGTCAAAGCGTTCAGGAAGCCGTGACCACTGCGCAAATGGCACGCGAAGTGTTTGATACCGACTGGATTAAGCTCGAACTTATCGGCGATGATGATACGTTGCAGCCCGATGTGTTCCAACTAGTCGAAGCGGCGGAAATCCTGATTAAAGACGGCTTCAAAGTGCTGCCTTATTGCACTGAAGACCTGATTGCCTGCCGCCGCCTGCTTGACGCAGGCTGTCAGGCGTTGATGCCGTGGGCGGCGCCGATTGGCACGGGTTTGGGCGCGGTTCATGCTTATGCGTTGAAAGTCCTGCGCAAACGCCTGCCCGACACGCCGTTGATTATCGATGCCGGTTTGGGTTTGCCTTCGCAGGCGGCGCAAGTGATGGAATGGGGCTTTGACGGCGTGTTGCTGAATACCGCCGTTTCCCGCAGCGGCGATCCGGTCAATATGGCACGCGCTTTTGCGCTTGCGGTCGAGTCGGGCCGTCTGGCATATGAGGCGGAACCTGTGGAAGCGCGTGAGAAAGCGCGCGCCAGTACGCCGACGGTGGGCCAGCCTTTCTGGCATTCGGCGGAATATTGATAAACATTAGGGCGTGTCGAACACGCCCTTTTTTATTGGTGGAAAACCTGATTTTAGGTTGAACAGAATGTTCAGACGGCCTTGGCCAAAAGCTGTTTCAATGGCTTTAAGATTTGCCATGCCTGCGCTTTGAGTTGCGGCTGCATCAGCAGGCGGGCGGGGTGGGGAATGACGAAATGCGGCCGCTTCCCGCACAATTCGTTCATCAGTCCGATCATGTCGGGGCTGTCGAAGATTTTGCCGAGAAACAATACTGCGCGCGCTTGCGAAGCGGTCAGCTCGTTTTGCATTTCGGCAAGCTCGGCGCGGACGTGTTCGGCATCGGGCAGGGCGGTGAACACGGGCGCGGTTTTGACCCATGCGGTTTTGTGCGCCTGCTCGGGCTTGAGGCCGATGGCGGCGAGGATGTTGTCGAGAAGTGTGCCGACGTTGCCGCTAAACAGCGTACCGTGCAGGCTGTCTTCGGTGGACGGGCAAATGCTGACCACCATGATTTCAGACGGCCTGATGGTTACGTCAAGACGGGGCAGATTGTCTGAATGCGCGGCTTTTTCTGTTTTTGCCGGTGTTTTGGCTATGGCTTTGGGTGCCGCTTCGGGAACGCGGACAGCCGGTTTGGCCGTTTGCGCAGTGGCAATGGCGGCGGTGCGTGCCTGATGGGCGCCTGCGGATAAAGTGCGCACGGCTTGCGCGGTATCGGTGGCAATGGTTTTGGGGCGGACGGGTGCAGTCGCGGCTTGAGGCGCGACATGGATGATTTTGGCGTTTCGGTTCAGCCACATCGGGCCCAAACCCAAGGCTTCGTGCAGGTGCAGGTAGCGGCTGCTTAACATGATTTCTCCATCAATACGGCATCTTCGCTGCCACCGTCGGGCAGGGCGTAGTAGTTTTTGCGGCGGCCGCAGGTTTGGAAGCCGTGTTTGCGGTAGAGCTGTTGCGCGGTTTCATTGCTTGCACGGACTTCGAGTAGCAATCGGGTTGCGCCTTGCTGTTGCACTGCGTTTTGCCAGTGTTGCAGCAGGGCGGATGCAATGCCTTGGCGGCGGTATTTGGGCGCGACGGCAATCAGGTGCAGTTCGGATTCGTCAAACACGGTTTGCCACACGATAAAACCGGTAATTTGGTGGTCGGCCTGACTGAGCCAAACGCTGTCGGGATGGTGTTGAACCGCCGATTCAAACTGCTGCGCCGTCCACGACGAAGGATTGCCTTGTGCGTCGATGGCGGCAAGGGTGGAGCAGTCGGCAAGTACGGCTGGGCGCAGGTTCACGGTTTGGCCTTTTGTTGGGCTTGCTCTTGCGCGGTCAGGGCAATTTTGTTGCGGACGTAGAGCAGCTCGGCGTGTGCCGCATCGGTGGCAACATAGCGGCCGCTGCGGGCAAGTTTAAGATAGTCGGTGGCGGTCGGCATATCGGCTTGACCGTCAAAAGGCGGTTTGTCGGCGAGGGCAAAGGCATTGCCGATGCCGCCGGTAGGCGTTTTGCCTTCGGGAGCGGTAATGGCGGCGGCTTTGCCAACCGTGTAATCGCTCAAGCGGACGTGGTTTTGCGTATCAAACCATGCGTAGAACACTTCGCCCATACGCGCATCGGTGGCCGCCAGTACACAGCTTGATGGCGGCAGCAGCGAAGCGGCGGCATCGAGGCAGGGAATGCCGATCATGGGCGTGTCAAACGGCGTGGCCAAACCTTGTGCAACCGCCGCGCCGATACGCAGGCCGGTAAATGCGCCGGGGCCCTGTGCATAAACGATGCAGCCCAAATCGGCGGCCGTGATGCCCGCTTCTTTAAAGAGGCGTTCGATTTGCGGCAGGATTTGTTCGGATTGCTTGGTGCCGACGTTTTCGTGAAACAGGCGGACTTCGCCTTGATGTTCCAATGCGATGGACAGAAAGGATGTGCTGGTGTCGATGGCAAGAGTCGGGCGGTTGTCGGTTGGCATGGTGTTATTTTTTTAGAAGGATATGGGTTGCCATTATAGTGGAACGGCGAGGGGGAACAAAGCATTCGGGCGGCGCTTGGGTAAAAACGTCGTTTGCGTAAACATATTTGGCAGGTAAACCAAGGTTTCAGGCCGTCTGAAAACGTTTCAGACGGCCTTGTTTTATTGGTCGAGTTTCAATAAAGGCGAACCTGCTTTTTCAACGGCGCGGCGGTAGGCTTCATGCGCTTCGATGCGTTGCAAATAAGCGCGGATATTGGGGTAGTCGGCAAAATCGAAGCGGTCGGCTGCTGCTTGCAGCGGATAGCTCATCATGATGTCGGCACCGCTGAGGCTGTTGCCGACCAACCATTCGCGGTTTTCCAGCTCGCTGTCAATATGGGCAAGATGCAGGGCGGCTTGCGGATGGATAAAGCTGCTTTTGACGCTACCGCTGATTTTGCGGGCAATCGGTTTGACGAAAAACGGCATGGGTGCACTTTCAATTCGGCGGAACACCAGTCCGAGCAGCAATAACGGCATCAGCGAACCTTCGGCATAATGCAGCCAGCGTTGATATTGCCAGTATTCGCGGCTGCCGCGTTTGGGCATCAGGCGGCCGTTGCCGTAGGTTTGAATCAGATAGTCGGTAATCGCGCCGCTTTCCGCCAAGATAAAGCCGTCATCATCCAATAAAGGCGATTTGCCCAAGGGATGGATGGCTTTGAGTTCGTCAGGGGCGAGCAAAGTGTCGGGATGACGGCGGTAGGTTTGCAGGCGGTAAGGCGTACCGAGGATTTCAAGCAGCCAAACAATGCGCAGGGCGCGGGATTGGTCGAGCGAATGTAGGGTAATCATGAGGGGCTTTAAATATCGGTTTGTTTGAGGCCGTCTATGTTGATTTGGCAGGCATCGGCGTATTTTTGCAGGGTTTTGGCCGGTAGTTTGGCGAACACTTCGGGACGGAAATGCCGACGCAGCTGCCATTTCCATACGCCTGCCGCCATGGCCAAGCCGGTTTCATCATAACGGCAGCGGAACATATGGTAGTACAGCGGAGAATATTCGCCTTTTTTGACGGCTTCGCGCGCGGCCTGAGTTTGGGCATCGAGTTCGCACACCGCCATTTCGGTGGCGTAGGCTTCGTCCTGCCAACCGTTGCTGGTAGCCGCTTCGTAGTGGCCGTCGCGGGTGCCGTAGATGACTTTGCGGTGGCCGTGGTAGCTGGCGCTGTTGTCTTGAGGGATGTCGTCAATCTTCATTCAGACGGCCTTTACTGCTTCCAAAAGCATGAAACATGTTGAAAAGCGTCCGCTTTCCGGAACGTAACACAGGATTTTTTGGCCGTGCTCGATGGGGAAAGTGCGCATAAATTCTTCAAGGATGATGTAAATCGAGGCCGAACCCGTGTTGCCCTTGCTGTGCAGATTGGTAAA
Encoded proteins:
- a CDS encoding thiazole synthase yields the protein MFTLYGETFSSRLLLGTAAYPTPEILKQSVQIAQPAMITVSLRRAGSGGEAHGQGFWSLLEEMGVPVLPNTAGCQSVQEAVTTAQMAREVFDTDWIKLELIGDDDTLQPDVFQLVEAAEILIKDGFKVLPYCTEDLIACRRLLDAGCQALMPWAAPIGTGLGAVHAYALKVLRKRLPDTPLIIDAGLGLPSQAAQVMEWGFDGVLLNTAVSRSGDPVNMARAFALAVESGRLAYEAEPVEAREKARASTPTVGQPFWHSAEY
- the rimI gene encoding ribosomal protein S18-alanine N-acetyltransferase; translation: MNLRPAVLADCSTLAAIDAQGNPSSWTAQQFESAVQHHPDSVWLSQADHQITGFIVWQTVFDESELHLIAVAPKYRRQGIASALLQHWQNAVQQQGATRLLLEVRASNETAQQLYRKHGFQTCGRRKNYYALPDGGSEDAVLMEKSC
- the tsaB gene encoding tRNA (adenosine(37)-N6)-threonylcarbamoyltransferase complex dimerization subunit type 1 TsaB; translation: MPTDNRPTLAIDTSTSFLSIALEHQGEVRLFHENVGTKQSEQILPQIERLFKEAGITAADLGCIVYAQGPGAFTGLRIGAAVAQGLATPFDTPMIGIPCLDAAASLLPPSSCVLAATDARMGEVFYAWFDTQNHVRLSDYTVGKAAAITAPEGKTPTGGIGNAFALADKPPFDGQADMPTATDYLKLARSGRYVATDAAHAELLYVRNKIALTAQEQAQQKAKP
- a CDS encoding glutathione S-transferase family protein: MITLHSLDQSRALRIVWLLEILGTPYRLQTYRRHPDTLLAPDELKAIHPLGKSPLLDDDGFILAESGAITDYLIQTYGNGRLMPKRGSREYWQYQRWLHYAEGSLMPLLLLGLVFRRIESAPMPFFVKPIARKISGSVKSSFIHPQAALHLAHIDSELENREWLVGNSLSGADIMMSYPLQAAADRFDFADYPNIRAYLQRIEAHEAYRRAVEKAGSPLLKLDQ
- a CDS encoding uracil-DNA glycosylase family protein; its protein translation is MLSSRYLHLHEALGLGPMWLNRNAKIIHVAPQAATAPVRPKTIATDTAQAVRTLSAGAHQARTAAIATAQTAKPAVRVPEAAPKAIAKTPAKTEKAAHSDNLPRLDVTIRPSEIMVVSICPSTEDSLHGTLFSGNVGTLLDNILAAIGLKPEQAHKTAWVKTAPVFTALPDAEHVRAELAEMQNELTASQARAVLFLGKIFDSPDMIGLMNELCGKRPHFVIPHPARLLMQPQLKAQAWQILKPLKQLLAKAV